AGCGAGATGCTATGAAGCTGGTCAAAATCGCTGGCCCTGTCTGTGACAATGACGACTGCCCTACGGTCTACCGCGCTGGTAACGGCATGGTCGCCGTTCAGGGCGACACCTACACCGACTCGGACATGTCCATACCGGCTCGGGAAAGCGTCGTTCTCATCCCCGAAGCGATCCTTTTGGAGGCTGCCCGTGCTCTTGGACAATGAGGCATGGCGAAAGCACTTCGACTCGTTCAAGAATTCTGCGTTCCGACTCGAAACAAGGCCGGTCTACACGATGCCGGGTGAGCGGGAACCGTTCAGCCGATTCCTTGCTGGGGAACCCTGCCCGCCTACGCATAACGAGGTGTGGCGGGAGCGCCTCACTAACTACCGGGCGACAGGTCGAACGGTGGGACGTGTTCGCCTTGTGCGACGTCCTTTTACGGACTACATCCGGTATCAATTCGCATGGGCCTACCCACTCAACGTTCAGGCGGGGGAGGATATTCGGATACTCGACATCACGGACAGAGGTGACCTGGACTTGCCCGATCAGGACTTCTGGGCGTTCGATGTGATGTCCGATCATCCGAGCATAGTCCGGCTGACTTACCGCCCTGACGGAACGCAGATCGGCAGAGAACTTCTCGATAACCCAGACACTGAGATGTTCATTCGTTACCGGGACACGGCATTGAGAGATGCCGTGCCCCTAGGACAGTACCGGGTCTGAGTTGCTGGAACCAGATGAGCTGGGGCGGCGTCGTGACGATCTCTCCGATATCCTGAGGCAGCTACGCAAAGATGCGCGTCTGACTGGTGAGACTGTCGCAAGGCGCGCGGGCATGTCGCAGAGCAAGATATCCAAGATAGAGACAAGGAAAATTCTCCCCAGCATCGCGGACGTTGAACGCATTCTGCGCGCTGTCAACGCGCCCGGGGATCTTGTCGAGGAAGTCACGGCGCTCGCTCGCCTGGCCAACACTGAATACCAGGATCTAAAAGCATCTCTAAGGAGAGGGCTTCACCACAAGCAAAACGAGTTGGCCACACTAGAGGCCACCTCGATAGAGTTCCGGTACTTCCTACCCACCATGATTACCGGCCTGTTGCAGACGCCTGAATATATGCGAGCCTCTCTGTCGGCCTACCCTGGCGATCACACCCTACAGATGGCCAAGAAGCTAGAGCGGCAATCTGTGATCTATGGCGAGTCCAAGCAATTTAGTTTCTTGCTGACCGAAGCTGCAACGCGCTGGGAGTTGTGTCCACCTCGAATGATGGCAGCCCAGATGGACCGCCTTATATCGGTGTCACACTTGCCTAATGTGCGGATAGGCATCATCCCCATGCGGACTCAGGTGGCGCGAGGTCCGCTAAGTGTATTTACGGTCTACGACGACAAGCTAGTGACCGCTGAGATATTTTCAGGCGCAATCATTATGCGCGATCCAAGAGATGTTGATTTCTATCTCGGGGTCTTCTCGTTCTTTGAACGGCACGCGGTCTATGACGATGAGGCTAGAGTGCTGCTCACATCTTGGAGCAGGGACTTTCAGACCCGAAGGTGAGACATTCTCGAACTGGAATGTCCGACTCGTGTCGGAGTTGATTTATTTCATGACGGGAAAATGCTTGGTCCCGTCATAGTCAGAGTCCTAGCGTTGCGGTATGGACGCAACGGCAACGGACAGTCAGGAACTCGTATCCAGCCTTGAGGAACTAGGCCGCGCCTTGGCGGCCCATGGGTTCCGGACTCGGGTAGTGCAGCCTCTGGATAAGCCCCCGTATGTCCGGGTCGTTAACATGGAGTGCGGAGAGCTAGCGGAAGACATCAGCGTCGGACAGCACAACGGCGAAGCGTTCTACCGCTACTCATGGGGACAGCCCATATGCCCGGTACGACACATGAGCAGTGCCGTCGAACGGGTATCTCACGTTCTGACCCCGGAACGCTCCGGGAAGGCTAGCCGGACCGGTTCACGGCCGGCCTAGGGGTGGACCATGGCCCCATTCCCGGCTGTGGCCGACCACTGGCATGTCGGCTCTAACCGTAGCGGGAAGCTACGGACCACACCCGATCCCTTGGACAGGGAGACCGCTCGCAGTGTGGTTCGCGAGCTACTCATCTCCGATGGTCGCCAGATTGGCGACCACCAGAACTATCAACGGGCCATCGACCTAATAGACGCCGGTTGGTGTGCCGTCAAGGTTCGCGAGATTCAGTATGCGGCATTCGCCTGCGCCTGCCCACAACTTCCCGGGAGGGAAAGCAAAGGTGAAACCCTTGGACTTTAGGAAGTCCTCACGATGCGAGGAACTGAACCAAGACGGGTGTGTCGAGTTGGCAGGGACTCCCGATGGCGTTGCCGTCAGGGACTCGACGGACCCTGACGGCCCTGTGCTCTTGGTGGGTGGTGTTGCCTGGCGACGCCTCATGGCAGAGCTGCACAGGCCCCCAGGCCGGTAGGGGACGCCTAGCGCCCTGGGTCGGTCGGTAGGAGGGGAACCGGCCCAGGGTTACCCCTAGTGGCTCTCTACGGCTCTGAGAGCCCCTGTAAGCCCCTGTGAGGGTCTAGCCCTCACTCCGGCTAAGGGTTGGGTGTGTATAGGCCCTCAGATTGGTTCTGAGGGCTCTGTGGGTTAGATGGTTGTTGGTTAGGTGGTTGCTCTAGGCCCGACTCGACAGGAGTCGGGAACAGAGGATGGTCGGAGGTTGGTAGGTGAGGGGAACGGCAGTTCCCTGCCTTTACTGCGGCGACCGAAGGAGCTTGCCGCAGTCACCAGGAACGAAGGTCCCTAGACCGGAGTGACCTACTGAGTCTCGGTAGCGACTGATTAGGGGAGTCCCATACTGGGGCTCCCCAGTGGTTAGTATTACCAACATGACTGAGGGAGCCCCCTAGAGGGCTCCCTCATCTACCTAGAACTATGTATCTATTAGATTGGTATCAAGTCGTCCCCCTTAAGGGGGGACTGGTAGGGACCCTCTAGGAGATCCACCTAGAAACCTCTAGAGGGTCCACCCCTGACGCTCTAGAGAAACCCCTGACGATCGAGAGTTTCACGGAACGGGTCTCGCATGGGGGGTCTCCGCAGCGGGCATGTCATGTCGTGGTAGGAGTTAACGTAGGTGTTCCCCCGCTCGCACTCAGGGCAAGGGAAAGCCGGAGATGCCTCGGTACTGGAGTCTTCAGGTCCAATCGGCGCAGCCTCAGCCGATACCGGCTTAGGCTTGGGGATCTGTCCCTCAGCGGGTTGCGCCACTTCTGCGTCCTGTGGCTTAGGCGCTTCCGCATCCCTTGCCTTGTACTTGTTCCAACTGTCCTTCCATCGAGGGACCGGTATGGAGATCTGATAGATGCTGAACTCACCGTTAGGCCCCTTGGCCTTACCGGTGATGGTGAGCCATCCGGTATCGACCAGAACCTTCCGGGCCTTGCGGACGGTTGTGCGATTCATGCCTAGCGCCTCTTCAAGTCGGCGCTCCCCGGGGAAAGAGTCGGCCCCCTTAGAGCCCCACGCGGCCATGAAGGACGCGACGGCATAGACCGCTGCCGCACTTCGCGGCATGACCTCTTTCAGTTGGATCCTGAGAGGGGTACTACTTACATCCATCTCACGGGCTAGTTCTCCATGCCAGAGTAGGAAGGTGGTAGATGATGTGGAAAGCAGTACTGCCGGTGTCTGGTTGTTGTTAGTCATTGGGCACTCGCCTCATTCATGAGTTCCTGCCAGATCCTTCTATGTTCCTCTTCGCTTGGCTGTGTTGTGACCTTCTTAGCCCATTCCTGGGCTTCGGCGGAATCCCTATCGAGACCCGTAGCCCTCGAATATAGGTCTACCAAGTCGCCAAGGTGAACGGAGGTGATAGCCGATGGCCTTCCCTTGCCCTTGGGGTAACGGCTCCCGAGTGAGTAGGTTGCCCCGTCTATGAATTTGGCCTTAGGGCCGTCTGGGTAAGGGTCTTCTAGGTCGGGTAGGACGGGAACAGCGTCACCTGGCCACCGTAGGACGTCGATA
The DNA window shown above is from Thermomonospora umbrina and carries:
- a CDS encoding DUF6879 family protein; the encoded protein is MLLDNEAWRKHFDSFKNSAFRLETRPVYTMPGEREPFSRFLAGEPCPPTHNEVWRERLTNYRATGRTVGRVRLVRRPFTDYIRYQFAWAYPLNVQAGEDIRILDITDRGDLDLPDQDFWAFDVMSDHPSIVRLTYRPDGTQIGRELLDNPDTEMFIRYRDTALRDAVPLGQYRV
- a CDS encoding helix-turn-helix domain-containing protein — its product is MLEPDELGRRRDDLSDILRQLRKDARLTGETVARRAGMSQSKISKIETRKILPSIADVERILRAVNAPGDLVEEVTALARLANTEYQDLKASLRRGLHHKQNELATLEATSIEFRYFLPTMITGLLQTPEYMRASLSAYPGDHTLQMAKKLERQSVIYGESKQFSFLLTEAATRWELCPPRMMAAQMDRLISVSHLPNVRIGIIPMRTQVARGPLSVFTVYDDKLVTAEIFSGAIIMRDPRDVDFYLGVFSFFERHAVYDDEARVLLTSWSRDFQTRR
- a CDS encoding DUF397 domain-containing protein, whose amino-acid sequence is MRHSPAPAHNFPGGKAKVKPLDFRKSSRCEELNQDGCVELAGTPDGVAVRDSTDPDGPVLLVGGVAWRRLMAELHRPPGR